One genomic window of Tenacibaculum tangerinum includes the following:
- a CDS encoding transposase translates to MCLLHNPNIRFVFLQYGRGFSCYISVYKSPIARPNRNIARVNSLQGGYMKAKRQSTVESDFGTLKHYAGLRKVNVRGIDGANKCMLMAGAAYNIKKLLKFLGKPTKTEAKAVAFVFWLKNVRYHLINLVLSSEKKQNKELNFGFVLNKALT, encoded by the coding sequence GTGTGCCTGTTGCACAACCCCAATATACGATTTGTTTTTTTACAATACGGAAGAGGCTTTTCATGTTATATTAGTGTATATAAATCACCTATTGCCAGACCCAATCGCAACATCGCCCGGGTAAATAGTCTACAGGGAGGTTATATGAAAGCCAAACGGCAAAGCACGGTAGAATCCGATTTTGGAACCCTAAAACACTATGCGGGCTTGCGCAAAGTTAATGTTAGGGGTATTGATGGTGCGAATAAGTGCATGCTCATGGCAGGGGCGGCTTATAACATTAAAAAACTATTAAAATTCTTGGGTAAACCTACTAAAACTGAGGCCAAAGCGGTTGCTTTTGTGTTTTGGTTAAAAAACGTACGATATCACTTAATAAATCTCGTTTTAAGCTCAGAAAAAAAGCAAAATAAGGAGTTAAATTTTGGCTTCGTTCTAAATAAAGCCCTTACATAG
- a CDS encoding barstar family protein has product MRIRKEIKDNNELYLYFNEKLIYKRWLNYGYSKVFDKMAYGKDTFVSIIEDEKGKIRHRRKIFINGEFCETKEDFWDKYVAEIHSESAKLFGKNLDAFNDAITAEGPGFPGDCIVEIIGTKKLEKIFGKEDFNFIISLMRDARFVDLIIEKEHVE; this is encoded by the coding sequence ATGAGAATACGAAAAGAAATTAAAGACAATAATGAACTTTACTTGTACTTCAATGAAAAATTGATTTACAAAAGATGGCTGAATTATGGATACTCTAAAGTATTTGATAAGATGGCTTATGGAAAAGACACTTTTGTTAGTATTATCGAAGATGAAAAAGGAAAAATAAGACACCGAAGAAAGATTTTTATAAACGGAGAATTTTGTGAAACTAAAGAGGATTTTTGGGATAAATACGTTGCTGAAATTCACTCTGAGTCTGCGAAACTTTTTGGAAAAAACCTTGATGCATTCAACGATGCGATAACAGCAGAAGGACCTGGATTTCCTGGAGATTGTATAGTTGAAATTATAGGAACTAAAAAACTTGAAAAGATTTTTGGAAAAGAAGATTTTAATTTTATTATCAGCCTTATGAGAGATGCGAGGTTTGTTGATCTAATAATTGAAAAAGAACACGTTGAATAA
- a CDS encoding GNAT family N-acetyltransferase, translating to MLYEAIYQPDETNSISRDVIRLPEISLYIDNFGQKENDYCLVADLNNKIIGAAWTRVLAGKIKGFGNVDDKTPEFAISLYKEYRNQGIGTLLMKNMISDLREKGYKQTSLSVQKNNYAFRVYQKLGFETISENNEDYLMLLNLR from the coding sequence ATGCTTTATGAAGCAATTTATCAACCAGATGAAACAAATTCCATTTCAAGAGATGTAATTAGGCTTCCAGAAATTAGCCTATATATTGACAATTTTGGGCAAAAAGAGAATGATTATTGTTTGGTTGCGGATTTGAATAATAAAATAATTGGAGCCGCTTGGACTAGGGTATTAGCAGGCAAAATTAAAGGGTTCGGAAATGTTGATGATAAAACGCCTGAATTTGCGATTTCGTTGTACAAAGAATATAGGAATCAAGGAATAGGAACATTACTAATGAAAAATATGATTTCAGATTTGAGGGAAAAAGGATACAAACAAACGTCTTTGAGTGTTCAAAAAAACAATTATGCATTTAGAGTGTATCAGAAACTTGGCTTTGAAACAATCAGCGAGAATAATGAAGATTACCTGATGTTGTTAAACCTAAGATAG
- a CDS encoding DUF3781 domain-containing protein, whose product MNINKQEIVESICYTELVYERINKKLNIKFSKKEIENYILSILKETDVFFFAKIGKNYYVTNTENNIRITINSNTFRIITVDRIK is encoded by the coding sequence ATGAATATCAACAAACAGGAAATAGTAGAAAGTATTTGTTATACAGAGCTTGTTTACGAGAGAATAAATAAAAAATTGAATATCAAATTTTCAAAAAAGGAAATAGAAAATTATATACTTAGCATTTTAAAAGAGACAGATGTATTTTTTTTTGCAAAAATCGGTAAAAACTATTATGTAACAAATACAGAAAACAATATTAGAATAACTATAAACTCCAATACATTCAGGATTATTACAGTAGATAGAATTAAATAA
- a CDS encoding CCA tRNA nucleotidyltransferase yields the protein MQEQYFKEAISAEIFQYISQAAKELQLKSYVIGGFVRDFMLQRGTAKDIDVVAVGSGIALATKVAELLPNKPKVQVFKTYGTAMLRFQDIEIEFVGARKESYSEESRNPKVSEGTLQDDQNRRDFTINALALSLNEDDFGLLLDPFGGITDLEAKIIRTPLDPDITYSDDPLRMMRAIRFATQLNFEIEKESLHAITKNASRIDIITRERIVVELHKILAAPVPSIGFLLLEKTGLLKRIIPELTALKGVEEVEGQRHKDNFYHTLEVVDNIAQNTNDVWLRWAALLHDIGKAPTKRYHKKIGWTFHAHEFVGSKMVYKLFKRLKMPLNNKVKFVQKMVLLSSRPIVLASEVTDSAVRRLIFDAGDDVESLMTLCEADITTKNTKKFKRYHKNFEIVREKIKEVEERDRVRNFQPPITGEEIMKTFNLQPCREIGQIKEAIKEAILDGKIPNEHDASYQFMLEKGRQLGLEKVS from the coding sequence ATGCAAGAACAATATTTTAAGGAAGCAATTTCCGCAGAAATATTTCAATATATATCCCAAGCAGCAAAAGAGTTACAACTAAAAAGCTATGTAATTGGTGGGTTTGTACGTGATTTCATGTTACAGCGTGGTACCGCTAAAGATATAGATGTAGTCGCTGTAGGCAGTGGTATTGCGTTGGCAACAAAAGTTGCTGAGTTACTGCCCAATAAGCCAAAAGTTCAGGTGTTTAAAACTTACGGAACAGCAATGTTGCGTTTTCAAGATATTGAAATTGAGTTTGTTGGGGCGCGTAAAGAATCGTATTCTGAAGAAAGTAGAAATCCCAAAGTTTCTGAAGGAACTTTGCAAGACGACCAAAATCGTAGAGATTTTACGATTAATGCACTAGCATTGAGTTTAAATGAAGATGATTTTGGGTTGTTATTAGATCCTTTTGGAGGAATTACAGACTTAGAAGCGAAAATTATTCGAACACCATTAGACCCTGATATTACCTATTCAGACGATCCGTTACGTATGATGCGTGCCATCCGATTTGCTACCCAATTGAATTTTGAAATAGAAAAAGAATCGTTGCATGCAATTACTAAGAACGCTTCGAGAATCGATATTATTACTCGTGAGCGTATTGTGGTTGAATTGCATAAAATTTTAGCAGCTCCAGTTCCATCAATTGGATTCTTATTACTTGAAAAAACAGGCTTGTTAAAACGAATCATTCCTGAATTAACAGCTTTAAAAGGTGTTGAAGAGGTAGAAGGGCAACGACATAAAGACAATTTTTACCATACGTTAGAAGTGGTTGATAATATTGCTCAAAATACGAACGATGTTTGGCTTCGCTGGGCAGCATTATTACATGATATAGGCAAGGCACCGACGAAACGTTATCATAAAAAAATAGGGTGGACGTTTCATGCACACGAATTCGTAGGCTCTAAAATGGTGTATAAGTTGTTTAAGCGCTTAAAAATGCCACTGAATAATAAGGTGAAATTTGTTCAAAAAATGGTACTATTGAGTTCTCGCCCGATTGTTCTAGCAAGTGAGGTAACTGACTCTGCGGTAAGACGCTTGATTTTTGATGCTGGTGACGATGTAGAATCACTCATGACCTTGTGTGAAGCAGATATCACAACCAAAAACACAAAGAAATTTAAGCGCTATCACAAAAACTTTGAAATCGTTCGCGAGAAGATTAAAGAAGTAGAAGAACGCGATAGAGTACGTAATTTTCAACCACCAATAACTGGTGAGGAAATTATGAAAACGTTTAATTTACAGCCGTGTAGAGAAATAGGTCAGATTAAAGAAGCTATTAAAGAAGCCATTCTAGACGGTAAAATACCCAATGAACACGATGCTTCTTATCAGTTTATGTTAGAAAAAGGAAGACAGTTGGGGTTGGAAAAAGTAAGTTGA
- a CDS encoding L-threonylcarbamoyladenylate synthase, translating to MNYKEIVKHIKQGNTILYPTDTVWGLGCDATNEEAVKKIYELKNREESKSLIILVASIEMLQEHVENIPEKALELLKNAEKPTTIIYSNPNNLAANTIATDNTIAIRIPQDDFCIQLIEEFGKPIVSTSANVSGESTPKSFSEISEAILKNVDYVVNLHQEKVAEKSSTILKIEDDAIIVIRE from the coding sequence ATGAACTATAAAGAAATTGTAAAACATATCAAGCAAGGTAACACAATTCTTTACCCAACCGACACAGTGTGGGGATTGGGTTGTGATGCTACGAATGAAGAAGCTGTAAAAAAAATATATGAATTAAAGAATAGAGAAGAATCTAAGAGTTTGATTATTCTGGTGGCGTCTATTGAAATGTTACAAGAGCATGTTGAAAATATACCCGAAAAAGCTTTAGAACTTCTGAAAAACGCTGAAAAACCCACGACTATTATTTATAGCAATCCGAATAATTTAGCCGCTAACACGATAGCAACTGACAATACGATTGCGATACGAATTCCACAAGATGATTTTTGTATTCAGCTAATTGAAGAGTTTGGAAAACCTATAGTTTCTACTTCAGCCAATGTAAGTGGAGAATCCACACCCAAATCATTTTCAGAAATAAGTGAAGCAATTTTAAAGAATGTAGATTATGTGGTAAATTTGCATCAAGAGAAAGTAGCAGAAAAGTCTTCAACCATATTAAAAATAGAAGATGACGCTATTATAGTGATAAGAGAATAA
- a CDS encoding Stealth CR1 domain-containing protein produces MQIDAVITWVDSSDELWRKKINQYLEKKIDWSNKKESTRYNSINEIEITILSILKFAVYIKNIYVVTDNQQPRNFLELKEKALSKEVNLELVDHTVIFRGYEDFLPTFNSCSIISMLFRIPNLSNNFVVFNDDTFLMRETKEEDFFIDNKPVIRGRWDSYYEDKFFRNLFQKVKGIFKKNDPKKTGYKLAQQKSAKLLGFKKYIRRDHTPVSIKKSGLENYFLENPSFLGNNIKYRFRDNTQFIISSLSNHIQIKNNDYVLDRDFKLSYFQSYKKVLIWLKLLIFSIDKSKLFMCFQSLETAEKEKQKYILEWIDKRLNSNFADEL; encoded by the coding sequence ATGCAAATAGATGCCGTAATTACTTGGGTTGATAGTTCTGATGAACTATGGAGAAAGAAGATTAATCAGTATTTAGAGAAAAAAATTGATTGGAGTAATAAAAAGGAGTCTACTCGTTATAATTCCATTAACGAAATAGAAATAACTATTTTATCAATACTTAAGTTTGCGGTATATATAAAAAATATTTACGTGGTTACTGATAATCAGCAACCACGTAATTTCCTTGAACTTAAAGAAAAGGCTTTGAGTAAAGAAGTGAATTTAGAGTTGGTGGATCATACAGTTATTTTTAGAGGTTATGAAGATTTTCTTCCAACCTTTAACTCATGTTCTATAATTTCAATGTTATTTAGAATACCCAACCTTTCAAATAATTTTGTTGTTTTTAATGATGATACTTTTTTAATGAGAGAGACAAAAGAGGAAGATTTTTTCATAGATAATAAACCAGTTATTAGAGGAAGATGGGATTCTTATTATGAAGACAAATTTTTTAGAAACTTGTTTCAAAAAGTAAAAGGAATCTTTAAGAAGAACGATCCAAAGAAAACAGGATATAAATTGGCACAACAAAAGAGTGCCAAATTGTTAGGATTTAAAAAATACATAAGAAGAGATCATACACCAGTATCTATAAAGAAATCTGGACTTGAGAACTACTTTTTGGAGAATCCAAGTTTTTTAGGAAATAACATTAAATATAGATTTAGAGATAACACACAGTTCATAATATCTTCGTTGTCTAACCATATTCAAATAAAGAATAATGATTACGTTTTGGATAGGGATTTTAAGTTAAGTTATTTTCAATCTTATAAAAAGGTATTAATATGGTTAAAGTTATTAATTTTTTCAATTGATAAGAGTAAGCTCTTTATGTGCTTTCAAAGTTTAGAAACAGCAGAAAAGGAGAAACAAAAGTATATTTTAGAATGGATAGATAAAAGACTTAATTCAAATTTTGCTGATGAACTATAA
- a CDS encoding 2,3,4,5-tetrahydropyridine-2,6-dicarboxylate N-succinyltransferase has product MTELQSIIEKAWDNRELLKEETTINAIRKVVALLDTGDLRVAEPTKNGWQVNEWVKKAVVLYFPIQKMETLEAGIFEYHDKIPLKRGYEAKGIRVVPNAVARHGAYISAGTILMPSYVNIGAYVDEGTMVDTWATVGSCAQIGKNVHLSGGVGIGGVLEPLQAAPVIIEDGAFIGSRCIVVEGVRVEKEAVLGANVVLTMSTKIIDVTGEEPVEMKGVVPARSVVIPGSYTKKFAAGEYQVPCALIIGKRKESTNKKTSLNDALREYDVAV; this is encoded by the coding sequence ATGACAGAATTACAATCAATTATAGAAAAAGCGTGGGATAACCGCGAGTTGTTAAAAGAAGAAACTACGATTAATGCCATTAGAAAAGTGGTTGCTTTATTAGACACCGGAGATTTACGTGTTGCCGAACCAACAAAGAACGGATGGCAGGTAAATGAGTGGGTAAAAAAGGCCGTAGTATTGTATTTTCCGATTCAAAAAATGGAAACTCTAGAAGCAGGCATTTTTGAATATCATGATAAAATTCCATTAAAGCGAGGCTATGAAGCAAAAGGAATACGTGTAGTGCCCAATGCGGTAGCACGTCATGGAGCCTATATTTCGGCAGGCACTATTTTAATGCCTAGTTATGTAAATATTGGTGCGTATGTTGATGAGGGTACGATGGTAGATACGTGGGCAACTGTGGGTTCTTGTGCTCAAATTGGTAAGAATGTACACTTGTCTGGAGGAGTAGGAATCGGTGGCGTTCTAGAGCCTTTACAAGCTGCCCCGGTAATTATTGAAGACGGAGCTTTTATAGGTTCTCGTTGTATTGTTGTAGAGGGAGTTAGAGTAGAGAAGGAAGCTGTTTTAGGAGCGAATGTGGTATTAACGATGAGTACTAAAATTATTGACGTAACAGGGGAGGAGCCAGTTGAAATGAAAGGAGTTGTTCCTGCACGTTCGGTAGTAATTCCTGGAAGTTATACTAAGAAATTTGCTGCAGGTGAGTACCAAGTTCCTTGTGCCTTAATTATAGGAAAACGTAAGGAAAGTACGAATAAAAAAACTTCGTTAAACGATGCTCTTAGAGAGTATGATGTAGCTGTTTAA
- the ruvX gene encoding Holliday junction resolvase RuvX, protein MGRIVAIDFGKKRTGIAVTDELQIIASGLTTVDTSELLTFLKEYTQKENVDLFLVGKPKQMDNSDSESEVLILPFLQKLEKTIPAIPIKRVDERFTSKMAFQTMIDSGLKKKQRRNKALVDEISATIILQSYLYSQD, encoded by the coding sequence ATGGGCAGAATAGTAGCCATAGATTTTGGAAAAAAGAGAACAGGAATTGCAGTAACTGATGAGTTACAAATCATTGCTTCAGGATTGACAACAGTTGATACTTCTGAGTTATTGACTTTTTTAAAAGAATACACACAAAAAGAAAATGTTGACCTCTTTTTAGTGGGAAAACCAAAGCAAATGGACAATTCAGATAGCGAAAGTGAAGTGCTTATTCTTCCTTTTTTGCAAAAACTCGAAAAAACCATTCCTGCTATTCCCATAAAGCGTGTCGATGAGCGATTTACCTCTAAAATGGCTTTTCAAACCATGATCGATAGTGGTTTAAAGAAAAAACAACGTCGAAACAAAGCATTGGTCGATGAAATTAGTGCAACGATTATTCTACAATCTTATTTATATTCTCAAGACTAA